A genomic window from Paucibacter sp. KCTC 42545 includes:
- a CDS encoding TRZ/ATZ family hydrolase, protein MPKTTTILKARWLLPMSPGSSVLDHHALVMQGERIAAVLPWAQAEAQYPDAARVELGEHVLIPGLINGHTHSAMSLLRGVADDVPLMDWLNNHIWPLEKKWVSDDWTYQGSLLSACEALRGGVTYLNDMYFFPAAMARAAIDSGVRAGVSINVIDFPTGYAANAAEYIAKGLEAYEQFKNEKLLDWTSAPHAPYTVSDETFVHLRDLRDRLNLQMHCHIHETQFEVDESVKQHGMRPLERLNKLGLLDERMMAVHMVHLNEAEIAMLAKQRVHLVHNPNSNMKLASGVCPVTALEEAGVNTILGTDGAASNNRQDMFGEIRAAALLAKGVTQNSTTVSARTALEMATIRAAKAMGREADLGSLEVGKLADVVAVSLSALECRPVYNPEAQLVYVAGREHVSDVWVGGRRVLQDRVLTQVEQADVLDRIEHIVAQMQAQR, encoded by the coding sequence ATGCCTAAGACCACCACCATCCTCAAAGCCCGTTGGTTGCTGCCGATGAGCCCGGGCAGCTCGGTGCTCGACCACCATGCGCTGGTGATGCAGGGCGAGCGCATCGCCGCCGTTTTGCCCTGGGCGCAGGCCGAGGCGCAGTACCCGGACGCGGCTCGCGTTGAACTGGGCGAGCATGTGCTGATCCCAGGCCTGATCAACGGCCACACCCATTCCGCCATGTCCTTGCTGCGCGGCGTGGCCGACGATGTGCCGCTGATGGACTGGCTCAACAACCATATCTGGCCGCTGGAAAAGAAGTGGGTCAGCGATGACTGGACCTACCAGGGCTCGCTGCTGAGTGCCTGCGAGGCGCTGCGTGGCGGTGTCACCTATCTCAACGATATGTATTTCTTCCCCGCCGCGATGGCGCGGGCAGCGATTGACAGCGGCGTGCGCGCCGGTGTCTCCATCAATGTGATCGACTTCCCCACCGGCTACGCCGCCAACGCGGCCGAGTACATCGCCAAAGGCCTGGAAGCTTACGAGCAGTTCAAGAACGAAAAGCTGCTGGACTGGACCTCGGCGCCGCATGCGCCCTACACGGTGTCGGACGAGACCTTTGTGCATTTGCGCGATCTGCGCGACCGCCTGAACCTGCAGATGCACTGCCATATCCACGAGACGCAGTTTGAGGTGGACGAGAGCGTCAAGCAGCACGGCATGCGCCCGCTGGAGCGCCTGAACAAGCTGGGCCTGCTGGATGAGCGCATGATGGCCGTGCACATGGTGCATTTGAACGAGGCCGAAATCGCCATGCTGGCCAAGCAGCGTGTGCACCTGGTGCACAACCCCAACTCGAATATGAAGCTGGCCTCGGGCGTGTGCCCGGTCACGGCGCTGGAAGAGGCGGGCGTCAACACCATTCTGGGCACCGATGGCGCGGCCTCGAACAACCGCCAAGACATGTTCGGCGAAATCCGCGCGGCCGCTTTGCTGGCCAAGGGCGTGACGCAGAACTCCACCACCGTCAGCGCCCGCACCGCGCTGGAAATGGCCACCATCCGCGCCGCCAAGGCCATGGGCCGTGAGGCGGATCTGGGTTCGCTGGAAGTGGGTAAGCTGGCCGACGTGGTGGCCGTGAGCCTGAGCGCGCTGGAATGCCGCCCGGTCTACAACCCCGAGGCACAGCTGGTTTATGTGGCCGGTCGCGAGCATGTGTCCGACGTGTGGGTTGGCGGCCGCCGCGTGCTGCAAGACCGGGTGCTGACCCAGGTCGAGCAGGCTGATGTGCTGGACCGCATCGAGCACATCGTCGCGCAGATGCAGGCGCAACGCTGA
- a CDS encoding nucleoside hydrolase, whose protein sequence is MSQQTSPLQVIFDTDPGIDDAMALYLLARHPALRLRAITTVFGNASLAVTTRNARALCGLYGLDAAQVLVAAGAAGPLLPEAEREHSTHVHGDDGLGGRAEVAVAATTELHPLDPRPAHQLICDMVNAEPGQITLIAVGPMTNLALALRHDPSIAVKVKQVIVMGGAFGIEGRGGNVTPVAEANMINDPEAADIVFTANWPVVIVGLDVTQAVVMSQDHLAALQGRGGAVGDFLWQATRHYQDFYHSVDGITGIYAHDASAIAYAIEPESFTLRAGPVRVALEGIARGQTIQSLRAPGRQPEAWAQAPSQQVCVAVQSQRVLDLFDQAFDAAAND, encoded by the coding sequence ATGAGCCAACAAACATCCCCACTGCAAGTCATTTTCGACACCGACCCCGGCATCGACGATGCCATGGCCCTCTATCTGCTGGCGCGCCATCCGGCCTTGCGCCTGCGCGCCATCACCACCGTGTTCGGCAATGCCTCGCTGGCGGTGACCACCCGCAATGCGCGCGCCCTGTGCGGCCTGTATGGCTTGGATGCCGCCCAGGTCCTGGTGGCCGCTGGTGCCGCAGGCCCCTTGCTGCCCGAGGCCGAGCGTGAGCATTCCACCCATGTGCACGGGGATGACGGCCTGGGCGGCAGGGCGGAGGTGGCCGTGGCTGCCACGACGGAGTTACATCCGCTGGACCCGCGCCCGGCGCATCAGCTGATCTGCGATATGGTCAATGCTGAGCCGGGCCAGATCACCTTAATCGCCGTGGGCCCGATGACTAATCTGGCCTTGGCCCTGCGTCATGACCCCAGCATCGCCGTCAAGGTCAAGCAAGTCATCGTGATGGGCGGTGCCTTCGGCATTGAAGGTCGTGGCGGCAACGTCACGCCGGTGGCCGAGGCGAACATGATCAATGACCCGGAGGCGGCCGACATCGTCTTCACCGCCAACTGGCCCGTCGTCATTGTTGGCCTGGACGTGACCCAGGCCGTGGTGATGAGCCAGGATCACCTGGCGGCGCTGCAAGGTCGCGGCGGCGCGGTGGGTGATTTCCTTTGGCAGGCCACTCGCCACTATCAGGACTTCTACCATTCGGTGGACGGCATCACCGGCATCTATGCCCACGATGCCAGCGCGATTGCCTATGCCATTGAGCCGGAGTCCTTCACCCTGCGTGCCGGCCCGGTGCGCGTGGCGCTAGAGGGCATTGCGCGCGGCCAGACGATTCAAAGCCTGCGCGCGCCCGGCCGCCAGCCGGAAGCCTGGGCGCAAGCGCCATCGCAGCAGGTCTGCGTAGCGGTGCAGAGCCAGCGGGTGCTGGATCTGTTTGATCAGGCCTTCGATGCCGCCGCAAACGACTAA
- the rbsK gene encoding ribokinase produces the protein MSKPNETTIPASGAATPQAPGRVLVVGSINMDMVAHSQRLPAPGETLVGQSFVMAPGGKGANQAVAAARLGAQVAFVSRVGTRQHGAELLQALQAEGVDASSIVRDPAALPGVAVIMVASEGGENAIVYVPGSNADLTAADVQAAADQFQPGAVVVAQLEVPVPAIQQAFELARAAGARTVLNAAPALAVPPALLALCDWLVLNETEAQQLAGAEDVETAGRLLQARGARELLVTLGAAGVLMLDAAGQMQRLPATAVKAVDTVGAGDTFVGGLATGLAEGCSAEQAVRLGMAAAAIAVSRSGVQSAMPLRAELPAEFASTRSLA, from the coding sequence ATGAGTAAACCGAACGAGACAACAATCCCCGCCAGCGGTGCAGCGACGCCGCAGGCGCCTGGCCGGGTGCTGGTGGTGGGCAGCATCAATATGGACATGGTGGCTCATTCCCAGCGTCTGCCAGCCCCCGGCGAGACTTTGGTGGGTCAGAGCTTTGTGATGGCGCCCGGCGGCAAAGGAGCCAATCAGGCCGTGGCCGCCGCACGTTTGGGTGCACAGGTGGCCTTTGTGTCCCGCGTCGGCACCCGCCAGCACGGCGCTGAGTTGCTGCAGGCCTTGCAGGCCGAAGGCGTGGATGCCTCTTCCATCGTGCGCGACCCCGCGGCGCTGCCCGGTGTGGCCGTCATCATGGTGGCGAGTGAGGGTGGCGAGAACGCTATCGTTTACGTACCTGGTAGCAATGCGGATTTGACGGCCGCCGACGTGCAGGCCGCGGCCGATCAGTTCCAGCCCGGTGCGGTGGTGGTGGCGCAGTTGGAAGTGCCGGTGCCGGCGATTCAGCAGGCTTTTGAGTTGGCGCGCGCCGCTGGCGCCCGCACGGTTTTGAATGCCGCGCCGGCCCTGGCTGTGCCGCCCGCCTTGCTGGCTTTGTGCGACTGGCTGGTGCTCAACGAGACCGAGGCCCAGCAATTGGCGGGCGCCGAGGATGTGGAGACCGCTGGGCGCTTGCTGCAAGCGCGCGGCGCGCGTGAGCTGCTGGTGACCCTGGGTGCCGCCGGCGTGTTGATGCTCGATGCTGCGGGTCAGATGCAGCGCCTGCCGGCCACGGCCGTCAAGGCGGTGGACACGGTTGGCGCCGGCGATACCTTTGTCGGTGGCCTGGCCACCGGTTTGGCCGAAGGCTGCTCAGCAGAGCAAGCGGTGCGCTTGGGCATGGCTGCCGCTGCTATTGCGGTGAGCCGCAGCGGCGTGCAAAGCGCCATGCCGCTGCGTGCCGAGTTGCCTGCTGAATTCGCATCCACGAGGAGCCTCGCATGA
- a CDS encoding LacI family DNA-binding transcriptional regulator, with protein MSTIKDVAARAGVSFTTVSHVLNNTRPVSAEARRRVEEAVEEIGYLPSAVARSLRTSETKIIGVLVPNVQNPFFAELVCGVEESCRLAGYSVFLCNSDNDPKRQLQYMRTLLEKRVDGLLLSSAGDDEALAGIFKMARVPAVTVDRLVPGARADRVSVDNSQGAYNAVKHLLDLGHKRVACISGPAEFEVSRERLAGWRRALQEHGLAADEDLVVEADFSSQGGYLAASRLLKQSGRDRAGQGESPKSAISAIFASNDLMAIGALRAAAECGLSVPGQLSVIGFDDIDLCRYVFPALTTVGYSIKALGQRAGQMLIERIEQPDAVFQDQKMTPSLVLRESTAKPFNARQ; from the coding sequence TTGAGCACCATCAAAGATGTGGCGGCCCGTGCCGGTGTTTCCTTCACCACCGTGTCGCATGTGTTGAACAACACCCGGCCGGTCAGCGCCGAGGCCCGTCGTCGGGTCGAAGAAGCCGTGGAAGAAATTGGCTACCTGCCCAGCGCGGTGGCTCGCTCGCTGCGCACCAGCGAGACCAAGATCATCGGCGTGCTGGTGCCCAATGTGCAAAACCCTTTCTTTGCCGAGCTGGTTTGCGGCGTCGAGGAAAGCTGCCGGCTGGCCGGCTATTCGGTCTTTCTGTGCAATTCCGATAACGATCCCAAGCGCCAGTTGCAATACATGCGCACGCTGTTGGAGAAGCGGGTTGACGGTTTGCTGCTGTCCTCAGCCGGCGATGACGAGGCGCTGGCCGGCATTTTCAAAATGGCCCGCGTGCCCGCCGTCACCGTCGACCGATTGGTGCCGGGCGCGCGCGCCGACCGGGTCAGTGTGGATAACAGCCAAGGCGCCTACAACGCAGTCAAGCATTTGCTCGATCTGGGGCACAAACGGGTGGCTTGCATCAGCGGCCCGGCTGAATTTGAAGTCTCGCGTGAACGTTTGGCCGGTTGGCGGCGGGCCCTGCAAGAACATGGCTTGGCCGCTGATGAGGACTTGGTTGTCGAGGCCGACTTCAGCAGCCAAGGTGGTTATTTGGCCGCCAGCCGCTTGCTCAAGCAATCAGGCCGGGATCGTGCAGGGCAGGGCGAATCGCCCAAATCCGCCATCAGCGCCATATTTGCCAGCAATGACTTGATGGCCATCGGTGCACTGCGCGCGGCGGCCGAATGCGGTTTGAGTGTGCCGGGCCAGCTGTCCGTCATCGGCTTTGATGATATTGATTTGTGCCGTTATGTATTTCCTGCCCTGACCACGGTGGGCTATTCCATCAAGGCCCTGGGCCAACGCGCCGGGCAGATGTTGATCGAGCGCATTGAGCAACCCGATGCCGTGTTCCAAGACCAGAAAATGACGCCCAGCCTGGTGCTGCGCGAGAGCACGGCCAAGCCATTCAACGCTCGCCAGTGA
- the gltA gene encoding citrate synthase: protein MTPSDVKATLSFSDGSPSMDLPLYKGSIGPDVIDIRKLYAQTGKFTYDPGFLSTASCNSTITYIDGDKGELLYRGYPIEQLATSCDYLETCYLLLYGELPNPSQKEEFVNRVTNHTMVNEQMQFFLRGFRRDAHPMAVMTGLVGAMSAFYHDSTDINNPEHREIAAIRLIAKMPTLVAMAYKYTVGQPYIYPKNDLSYAGNFMRMMFATPCEDYKPNDVLVRAMDRIFILHADHEQNASTSTVRLCGSSGTNPFAAIAAGVACLWGPAHGGANEAALNMLEDIQRNGGVAKIGEFIKQVKDKNSSVKLMGFGHRVYKNYDPRAKLMRETCHEVLDELGLHDDPMFKLAMELEKIALEDEYFVARKLYPNVDFYSGIVQRAIGIPVPLFTAIFSLARTVGWIAQLNEMIGDPEYKIGRPRQLFVGSAARNVKPIGER, encoded by the coding sequence ATGACACCGTCAGACGTCAAAGCCACCCTGTCGTTCTCCGACGGCAGCCCCTCCATGGATCTGCCGCTCTACAAGGGCAGCATTGGTCCGGATGTGATCGACATCCGCAAGTTGTACGCCCAAACCGGCAAGTTCACCTACGACCCCGGCTTCCTGTCGACTGCCTCGTGCAACTCGACCATCACCTATATCGATGGTGATAAGGGCGAGTTGCTGTATCGCGGCTACCCGATTGAGCAACTGGCCACCAGCTGCGACTATCTGGAAACCTGCTATTTGCTGCTGTACGGAGAGCTGCCCAACCCGTCGCAGAAGGAAGAGTTCGTCAATCGCGTGACCAACCACACCATGGTCAACGAGCAGATGCAGTTCTTCCTGCGTGGCTTCCGCCGCGACGCGCATCCGATGGCCGTGATGACCGGCTTGGTCGGTGCCATGTCGGCCTTCTATCACGACTCGACGGACATCAATAATCCCGAGCACCGTGAAATCGCCGCCATCCGCTTGATCGCCAAGATGCCCACCCTGGTGGCCATGGCTTACAAGTACACCGTCGGCCAGCCTTACATCTACCCGAAGAATGACCTGTCTTACGCAGGCAACTTCATGCGCATGATGTTCGCCACGCCTTGTGAAGACTACAAGCCCAATGACGTGCTGGTGCGCGCCATGGACCGTATCTTCATCTTGCATGCCGACCACGAGCAAAACGCGTCGACATCGACCGTGCGCCTGTGCGGTTCCTCCGGCACCAACCCCTTTGCGGCCATCGCCGCAGGTGTGGCTTGCCTGTGGGGCCCGGCTCACGGCGGCGCCAACGAGGCAGCGCTGAATATGCTGGAAGACATCCAGCGCAACGGCGGCGTGGCCAAGATCGGCGAGTTCATCAAGCAGGTCAAGGACAAGAACAGCAGCGTCAAGCTGATGGGTTTCGGTCACCGTGTCTACAAGAACTACGACCCACGCGCCAAGCTGATGCGCGAAACCTGCCATGAGGTGCTGGACGAGCTGGGTCTGCATGACGACCCGATGTTCAAGCTGGCCATGGAGCTGGAGAAGATCGCGCTGGAAGACGAGTACTTCGTCGCCCGCAAGCTCTACCCCAATGTGGACTTCTACTCCGGTATCGTGCAGCGCGCCATCGGCATCCCGGTGCCTTTGTTCACGGCCATCTTCTCGCTGGCCCGCACGGTTGGCTGGATTGCCCAGCTGAACGAAATGATCGGCGACCCCGAGTACAAGATCGGCCGTCCGCGTCAGCTCTTCGTCGGCTCCGCTGCCCGCAACGTCAAGCCTATCGGCGAGCGTTGA
- a CDS encoding FAD assembly factor SdhE yields MSVEPSSIIDERALSKLRWRCRRGLLENDLFIERFFDRYAQSLTEFQAEGLRVLMDLSDNDLLDLLLRRKEPEGELVRDDVHEVLALLRTTS; encoded by the coding sequence ATGTCTGTTGAACCCAGCTCCATCATCGATGAGCGCGCCTTGTCCAAGCTGCGCTGGCGGTGTCGCCGTGGGCTGTTGGAGAACGATCTCTTCATAGAGCGTTTTTTTGACCGATATGCCCAAAGCCTGACCGAGTTTCAGGCCGAGGGGCTGCGCGTGCTGATGGACTTGTCCGACAACGATTTGCTGGACTTGCTATTGCGCCGCAAAGAGCCGGAAGGCGAGTTGGTCCGCGACGATGTGCACGAGGTTCTGGCCCTGCTGAGAACCACCTCTTAA
- a CDS encoding succinate dehydrogenase iron-sulfur subunit → MTKRTFQIYRYDPDKDAKPYMQTLEVELDGSERMLLDALGKLKAADPTLSFRRSCREGVCGSDAMNINGKNGLACLTNMRTLPGVIVLKPLPGLPVVRDLIVDMTQFFKQYNSIKPYLINDTPLPDKERLQSPEERDELNGLYECILCASCSTSCPSFWWNPDKFVGPAGLLQAYRFIADSRDEATADRLDNLEDPYRLFRCHTIMNCVDVCPKGLNPTKAIGKIKEMMVRRAI, encoded by the coding sequence ATGACCAAGCGTACCTTCCAGATCTACCGCTACGACCCGGACAAGGATGCCAAGCCCTATATGCAGACCCTCGAGGTCGAGCTGGACGGCTCCGAGCGCATGCTGCTGGACGCCCTGGGCAAGCTCAAGGCGGCCGATCCGACGCTGAGCTTCCGCCGCAGCTGCCGTGAAGGCGTGTGCGGCTCCGACGCCATGAACATCAACGGCAAGAACGGTCTGGCCTGCCTGACCAATATGCGCACCTTGCCGGGCGTGATCGTCTTGAAGCCGCTGCCGGGCCTGCCGGTGGTGCGCGACCTGATCGTCGACATGACGCAGTTCTTCAAGCAGTACAACTCGATCAAGCCTTACCTGATCAACGACACACCGCTGCCCGATAAGGAACGCCTGCAGTCGCCTGAAGAGCGTGATGAGCTGAACGGTCTGTACGAGTGCATCTTGTGCGCTAGCTGCTCGACCAGCTGCCCCAGCTTCTGGTGGAACCCTGACAAGTTCGTCGGCCCCGCCGGCTTGCTGCAGGCCTACCGCTTCATCGCCGACAGCCGCGATGAGGCCACCGCTGATCGTCTGGACAACCTGGAAGATCCGTACCGCCTGTTCCGCTGCCACACCATCATGAACTGCGTCGATGTCTGCCCCAAGGGTCTGAACCCGACCAAGGCCATCGGCAAGATCAAAGAAATGATGGTGCGTCGCGCCATCTGA
- the sdhA gene encoding succinate dehydrogenase flavoprotein subunit: protein MTAATTNSIPKRKFDVVIVGAGGSGMRASLQLSLAGLNVAVLSKVFPTRSHTVAAQGGVSASLGNMSEDNWHYHFFDTVKGSDWLGDQDAIEFMCREAPKVVYELEHFGMPFDRNADGTIYQRPFGGHTANYGEKPVQRACAAADRTGHAMLHTLYQQNVKAKTQFFVEWMALDLIRNEAGDVVGVTALEMETGELHIMEAKTVLLATGGAGRIFAASTNAFINTGDGLGMAARAGIPLEDMEFWQFHPTGVHNAGVLLTEGCRGEGAILRNCNGERFMERYAPTLKDLAPRDFVSRCMDQEIKEGRGCGPNKDYIELDMTHLGGETIMKRLPSVFEIGHNFANVDITKEPIPVVPTIHYQMGGIPTNIYGQVVVPKDGEPNTVVNGLYAVGECACVSVHGANRLGTNSLLDLLVFGRAAGNHIVESGLKSQQHKPLPANAGADSVARIARLDNSQSGEYAQDVANDLRLAMQRHAGVFRTQAMLDEGVVKVAEIAERVGNITLKDKSKVFNTARIEALEVENLIEVAKATIVSAAARRESRGAHTVDDYGDTPAHPNGRNDEEWMKHTLWYSEGSRLDYKPVKLKPLTVDSIPPKVRTF, encoded by the coding sequence GCAAGGTCTTCCCGACCCGCTCGCACACCGTGGCGGCGCAGGGTGGCGTGAGCGCCTCGCTGGGCAATATGTCCGAGGACAACTGGCACTATCACTTCTTTGACACGGTCAAGGGCTCTGACTGGCTGGGCGACCAAGACGCCATCGAGTTCATGTGCCGCGAAGCGCCCAAGGTCGTTTACGAGCTTGAACATTTCGGCATGCCTTTCGACCGCAATGCGGACGGCACGATTTATCAGCGCCCCTTCGGCGGCCACACCGCCAACTACGGTGAAAAGCCGGTGCAGCGCGCTTGCGCCGCGGCCGACCGTACCGGCCACGCGATGCTGCACACGCTGTATCAGCAAAACGTCAAGGCCAAGACGCAGTTCTTCGTCGAGTGGATGGCGCTGGACCTGATCCGCAACGAAGCAGGCGATGTGGTTGGCGTGACCGCACTGGAAATGGAAACCGGCGAGCTTCACATCATGGAGGCCAAGACCGTGCTGCTGGCCACCGGTGGTGCAGGGCGCATCTTCGCCGCCTCCACCAATGCCTTCATCAACACCGGCGACGGCCTGGGCATGGCGGCTCGCGCCGGCATCCCGCTGGAAGACATGGAGTTCTGGCAGTTCCACCCCACCGGCGTGCATAACGCCGGCGTGCTGCTGACCGAAGGTTGCCGCGGCGAAGGCGCGATTTTGCGCAATTGCAATGGCGAGCGTTTCATGGAGCGCTACGCCCCGACGCTGAAAGACCTGGCTCCGCGCGACTTCGTGTCACGCTGCATGGACCAGGAAATCAAGGAAGGTCGCGGCTGCGGTCCGAATAAGGACTACATCGAGCTGGACATGACCCACTTGGGTGGCGAGACCATCATGAAGCGTCTGCCTTCGGTGTTTGAGATCGGCCACAACTTCGCCAACGTCGACATCACCAAGGAACCGATTCCTGTGGTGCCGACCATCCATTACCAGATGGGTGGCATCCCGACCAATATCTACGGTCAGGTCGTTGTGCCCAAGGATGGCGAACCCAACACGGTGGTGAACGGCTTGTATGCCGTGGGCGAATGCGCTTGCGTCAGCGTGCACGGCGCCAACCGCCTGGGCACCAACTCGCTGCTGGACTTGCTGGTGTTCGGCCGCGCGGCTGGCAACCACATCGTTGAGTCCGGCCTGAAGTCGCAGCAGCACAAGCCTCTGCCGGCTAATGCAGGTGCCGACTCCGTGGCCCGTATCGCCCGTCTGGACAACAGCCAGAGCGGCGAGTACGCCCAAGACGTTGCCAACGATCTGCGCTTGGCGATGCAGCGTCACGCAGGTGTGTTCCGCACTCAAGCGATGCTGGACGAAGGCGTGGTCAAGGTGGCTGAGATTGCTGAGCGCGTGGGCAACATCACGCTGAAGGACAAGTCCAAGGTCTTCAACACGGCTCGTATTGAAGCGCTGGAAGTCGAGAACCTGATCGAAGTGGCCAAGGCCACCATCGTCTCGGCGGCAGCCCGTCGCGAGAGCCGCGGTGCCCATACGGTGGACGACTACGGCGATACGCCCGCCCACCCAAATGGTCGCAATGACGAAGAGTGGATGAAGCACACCCTGTGGTATTCGGAAGGCAGCCGTCTGGACTACAAACCGGTCAAGCTCAAGCCGCTGACGGTGGATTCGATTCCACCAAAGGTCCGCACATTCTGA